A region of the Apus apus isolate bApuApu2 chromosome 5, bApuApu2.pri.cur, whole genome shotgun sequence genome:
TTGGGCTGGTTACTTTTGTGCTGTTTTTGCATGGTTTGCAGGTGGATGCTGGCCTGACGGTAGACTCAACCAGTTCAGTACAAAACAGCTCGTGTTCAGGATCATTTGAGTGCAAAGAAGGTGTTATCCTGCCAATATGGTACCCAGAAAACCCATCACTTGGCGACAAAATCGCCCGTGTTATCGTATACTTTGTAGCACTGATCTACATGTTCCTTGGAGTCTCCATCATTGCAGATCGTTTCATGGCATCTATAGAGGTCATTACAtcacaagagaaagaaattacGATGAAGAAACCCAATGGAGAGACCACAACGACCACCATTCGGATTTGGAATGAAACTGTTTCCAACTTGACCCTTATGGCTCTGGGCTCCTCTGCTCCTGAGATCCTTCTGTCTCTGATAGAAATCTGTGGGCATGGTTTCATAGCTGGAGACTTGGGGCCATCTACAATTGTTGGCAGCGCTGCTTTCAATATGTTTGTCATCATTGCCATCTGTGTCTATGTGGTTCCTGATGGGGAAACCAAAAAGATAAAACACCTGAGGGTTTTCTTTGTCACAGCTGCGTGGAGCATCTTTGCTTACATCTGGTTGTACATGATCCTTGCTGTCTTCTCTCCAGGTGTGGTTCAGGTTTGGGAAGGTCTGCTCACACTGTTCTTCTTTCCACTTTGTGTCCTTCTGGCTTGGATAGCAGATAGACGTCTGCTTTTCTATAAGTATATGCACAAAAAGTACCGTGCTGACAAGCAGAGGGGCATTATCATAGAAACAGAAGGTGATCACCCTAAGGGAATTGAGATGGATGGCAAGATGATGAACTCGCACTTTCTGGATGGAAACTTAGTGACTatggaggggaaggaggtagaTGAATCTCGCAAAGAGATGATCCGAATCCTTAAGGACCTAAAGCAAAAGCACCCAGAAAAGGACTTGGACCAGCTGGTAGAAATGGCTAACTACTATGCCTTGTCTCATCAGCAAAAGAGCAGAGCCTTTTATCGCATTCAAGCTACCAGAATGATGACGGGAACTGGCAATATTCTGAAGAAGCATGCAGCTGAGCAAGCCAAGAAGAGCACAAGCTTGCATGAGGTGCAGCCAGATGAACCTGAGGAGTTAATGTCCAAAATTTATTTTGACCCATGCTCCTACCAGTGTCTTGAGAACTGCGGTGCTGTTCTCCTGACAGTGGTGCGGAAAGGAGGGGACATGTCCAAGACCATCTATGTGGACTACAAAACCGAAGATGGCTCTGCCAATGCTGGTGCTGACTATGAGTTCACAGAGGGGACTGTTGTCTTGAAATCAGGGGAGACCCAGAAGGAGTTCTCGGTGGGAATTATTGATGATGACATCTTTGAGGAAGATGAGCATTTCTTTGTGCGGCTCAGTAACCTCCGTGTGGTGGAGAGTGAGGAACCTCCAGAGCTCAGTAACTCCATATACCCAAAGGCCATATTGGCTTCTCCTTGTGTGGCCACAGTGACTATACTGGATGATGACCATGCTGGCATCTTCACATTTGAGTGTGGTGTTATGCATGTCAGTGAGAGCATTGGCGTGATGGAAGTCAAAGTCCTAAGGACATCAGGTGCTCGGGGTACAGTCATAGTACCATTTAGGACAATAGAAGGGACAGCAAAAGGAGGTGGAGAAGACTTTGAAGATGCTTACGGGGAATTGGAGTTCAAGAATGATGAAACTGTGTAAGTACcccatttgtttattttcctgtgtctaGTGTTGGTGTTTAACCCCACATTTTGCCTCCGTTACAGGTGAATGCTGTCAAGGGACAGgcttctttcttcagctttccttcagtttccctACCTACCTCTTTCAGGCAAGAACCGACAGCAGGATTTAAGAGTTCAAAGCTCTTGTACCTTCCCTCTTGGGAATGACAAAGTGAGGCTTAGAAATACTGCAGGGGAGGGGGGCAAAGGAGGAAAATCTGTTATTCTCCGAGGTCCCCTAATAAAGATAAGGGTGAATGGAGCATTAagatagagaagaaaaagggtgAGCTTTTACCTGGCTAGGTAAATATGGGAAAGCCTCTTTTTGAACACCAAACATAGAGGACACAGAAATTTATTGCTATCCCTAGATGAAAATTTTACAACAGTTATTCCCAGGCAAGCAAGAGCTGCTAAGTAGATGAGGGGCTTTATTTTCACAGGCACAACACATCATACCTGTGTCTCTAGGCTGCCGGTATAACTTGCAGGTCTATGTGGCAGCTAATTCACAGCATAGACACAGCTGCAAGCTGTTCTGCTGGACTTGTGAAATCCTTCCAGTCTCCTTGTTCCTATGGTCTACCCATATTCCTCAAATCACTTTCTCTGTGAACTCCCCATGTCTGGCCTATTACTACGTGTGGTTTTTCCCCTTGTAAAATACCGCGGCAATTGGCAATAATGGTCTAAAGCACTGCAGCTCACAGCCTGTCCATGTGGCTCCATGACCCAGTGTTTTCATACAGAATAAAGAAGGGAAGCAAAATAGTCTGTACCAGTTCTGTAAATTCAGCTTTTATTGTGTACAAAGTAGCTGATACAAAGCTAGGAAGTAATAAAGACCAGAGAGGCGATAATGTCTAATTGCTTTAAGTACCTGCTGTTCACATTAGTGGGGAATGAGAAAAATCCCTTAGCTGAGtaggaagagggagggaggagtgaACCTGGTGCTAAAACTCTCTAGTGTTAAGTGTGTAGGTTCCTCTTGTTAACATGTTATCACTTGAGCCATCAAAGAAAGAATTGTGTAGACTTGCAAGTGACTTGAGAGAAAGGAAGTCTTTGTACCAGGGCTCCTAATACAGTACCCAAAAGGATGTTAATATATTAAATGCTATGGAGTAGGGCTGCCCTAGTTCAATAACACCTTCTGCCTTAGCCCACTGAACCATTTAATCCAGCTAATATTCACAGTCCTGATGCCTGATTATGTGTTCTCCCCTTTTAAAGAAGAGAAGCTCCTGGTTGGCTGGGTTCAGCCACTGTCAGAGATAGGAAAGGATCAGCTGTCCCCATCTGGCCTTGTCGGGGAGATGGGCCATGCAGGTTAGTCTCCTTGAGCCACAGGCTGATTTCTCTAGAGAAAGTGAAGAATATGAGCTGTGTGGTTAGTTTCCTGTGGAAGACTACCTAAAATATAATGGGTACTACCTTGCTTTAGCCAGGCCTTGAAGAAAAAAGACTGTTCTTGCTTGAAGAAGACCCATCAATGAAAGGCCAGCAGATTTGGGGTAGCAGAGAAAAAGCCCATGAGCTGTCTTAGTCCAAACTCTACTCCCTTGCTTTCATCTTCCAACTCTTTTTGGAAGaattctttttgtctttgaaaagtgTGAGAGAAGGCCAAAGCATACCTGCATAGTTGCTTCACTTGGGTTAAAACAAATCACATTCAGGAAGACCATGTGCATCCTTGTAGGACAGACTTTAATGAAAATGAAGGCTGTCCATAAAATGAGTACGTGTAGGTTGCTTAGCACTGTGGTTTCTGACACAGAGAAGGTGCCCTATGACATAGGTGAGACCTTTGTGGTGTACTTAAAACTGTGCCCACACCTAATGCATGAAGGCTGCTTTCAGTTCTGCATCGAAAGATGACTGGGAACAAAGCCTGCTAGCCACAGTGGCCATGGAGACCATGTGACTAGcagagattaatttattttgaagctAGAATTAGCATGGCTGGCTCAACATAGCACTTAATCAAACTAAAAAGCCTGACAAGGAGGGAGATCATGTAAGCCAGCAGGCTGCGTTTAGTCACTCCCAGGTTT
Encoded here:
- the SLC8A3 gene encoding sodium/calcium exchanger 3 isoform X1, with the protein product MAWLSLQPVTSAFLHFGLVTFVLFLHGLQVDAGLTVDSTSSVQNSSCSGSFECKEGVILPIWYPENPSLGDKIARVIVYFVALIYMFLGVSIIADRFMASIEVITSQEKEITMKKPNGETTTTTIRIWNETVSNLTLMALGSSAPEILLSLIEICGHGFIAGDLGPSTIVGSAAFNMFVIIAICVYVVPDGETKKIKHLRVFFVTAAWSIFAYIWLYMILAVFSPGVVQVWEGLLTLFFFPLCVLLAWIADRRLLFYKYMHKKYRADKQRGIIIETEGDHPKGIEMDGKMMNSHFLDGNLVTMEGKEVDESRKEMIRILKDLKQKHPEKDLDQLVEMANYYALSHQQKSRAFYRIQATRMMTGTGNILKKHAAEQAKKSTSLHEVQPDEPEELMSKIYFDPCSYQCLENCGAVLLTVVRKGGDMSKTIYVDYKTEDGSANAGADYEFTEGTVVLKSGETQKEFSVGIIDDDIFEEDEHFFVRLSNLRVVESEEPPELSNSIYPKAILASPCVATVTILDDDHAGIFTFECGVMHVSESIGVMEVKVLRTSGARGTVIVPFRTIEGTAKGGGEDFEDAYGELEFKNDETVKTVHIKVIDDEEYEKNKKFIIELMSPRMVDMSLQKALLLTQEVAERKLTVEEEEAKRIAEMGKPILGEHPKLEVIIEESYEFKSTVDKLIKKTNLALVVGTHSWRDQFLEAITVSAAGEEDEDESGEERLPSCFDYVMHFLTVFWKVLFACVPPTEYCNGWACFMVSILIIGVLTAIIGDLASHFGCTIGLKDSVTAVIFVAFGTSLPDTFASKAAAIQDVYADASIGNVTGSNAVNVFLGIGLAWSVAAIYWASQGQEFQVSAGTLAFSVTLFTIFAFICISVLLYRRRPHLGGELGGPRGCKLATMLLFVGLWLLYILFATLEAYCYIKGF
- the SLC8A3 gene encoding sodium/calcium exchanger 3 isoform X4, which encodes MAWLSLQPVTSAFLHFGLVTFVLFLHGLQVDAGLTVDSTSSVQNSSCSGSFECKEGVILPIWYPENPSLGDKIARVIVYFVALIYMFLGVSIIADRFMASIEVITSQEKEITMKKPNGETTTTTIRIWNETVSNLTLMALGSSAPEILLSLIEICGHGFIAGDLGPSTIVGSAAFNMFVIIAICVYVVPDGETKKIKHLRVFFVTAAWSIFAYIWLYMILAVFSPGVVQVWEGLLTLFFFPLCVLLAWIADRRLLFYKYMHKKYRADKQRGIIIETEGDHPKGIEMDGKMMNSHFLDGNLVTMEGKEVDESRKEMIRILKDLKQKHPEKDLDQLVEMANYYALSHQQKSRAFYRIQATRMMTGTGNILKKHAAEQAKKSTSLHEVQPDEPEELMSKIYFDPCSYQCLENCGAVLLTVVRKGGDMSKTIYVDYKTEDGSANAGADYEFTEGTVVLKSGETQKEFSVGIIDDDIFEEDEHFFVRLSNLRVVESEEPPELSNSIYPKAILASPCVATVTILDDDHAGIFTFECGVMHVSESIGVMEVKVLRTSGARGTVIVPFRTIEGTAKGGGEDFEDAYGELEFKNDETVKTVRVKIVDEEEYERQENFFIALGEPKWMERGISALLLTQEVAERKLTVEEEEAKRIAEMGKPILGEHPKLEVIIEESYEFKSTVDKLIKKTNLALVVGTHSWRDQFLEAITVSAGEEDEDESGEERLPSCFDYVMHFLTVFWKVLFACVPPTEYCNGWACFMVSILIIGVLTAIIGDLASHFGCTIGLKDSVTAVIFVAFGTSLPDTFASKAAAIQDVYADASIGNVTGSNAVNVFLGIGLAWSVAAIYWASQGQEFQVSAGTLAFSVTLFTIFAFICISVLLYRRRPHLGGELGGPRGCKLATMLLFVGLWLLYILFATLEAYCYIKGF
- the SLC8A3 gene encoding sodium/calcium exchanger 3 isoform X2, giving the protein MAWLSLQPVTSAFLHFGLVTFVLFLHGLQVDAGLTVDSTSSVQNSSCSGSFECKEGVILPIWYPENPSLGDKIARVIVYFVALIYMFLGVSIIADRFMASIEVITSQEKEITMKKPNGETTTTTIRIWNETVSNLTLMALGSSAPEILLSLIEICGHGFIAGDLGPSTIVGSAAFNMFVIIAICVYVVPDGETKKIKHLRVFFVTAAWSIFAYIWLYMILAVFSPGVVQVWEGLLTLFFFPLCVLLAWIADRRLLFYKYMHKKYRADKQRGIIIETEGDHPKGIEMDGKMMNSHFLDGNLVTMEGKEVDESRKEMIRILKDLKQKHPEKDLDQLVEMANYYALSHQQKSRAFYRIQATRMMTGTGNILKKHAAEQAKKSTSLHEVQPDEPEELMSKIYFDPCSYQCLENCGAVLLTVVRKGGDMSKTIYVDYKTEDGSANAGADYEFTEGTVVLKSGETQKEFSVGIIDDDIFEEDEHFFVRLSNLRVVESEEPPELSNSIYPKAILASPCVATVTILDDDHAGIFTFECGVMHVSESIGVMEVKVLRTSGARGTVIVPFRTIEGTAKGGGEDFEDAYGELEFKNDETVKTVRVKIVDEEEYERQENFFIALGEPKWMERGISALLLTQEVAERKLTVEEEEAKRIAEMGKPILGEHPKLEVIIEESYEFKSTVDKLIKKTNLALVVGTHSWRDQFLEAITVSAAGEEDEDESGEERLPSCFDYVMHFLTVFWKVLFACVPPTEYCNGWACFMVSILIIGVLTAIIGDLASHFGCTIGLKDSVTAVIFVAFGTSLPDTFASKAAAIQDVYADASIGNVTGSNAVNVFLGIGLAWSVAAIYWASQGQEFQVSAGTLAFSVTLFTIFAFICISVLLYRRRPHLGGELGGPRGCKLATMLLFVGLWLLYILFATLEAYCYIKGF
- the SLC8A3 gene encoding sodium/calcium exchanger 3 isoform X5, with product MAWLSLQPVTSAFLHFGLVTFVLFLHGLQVDAGLTVDSTSSVQNSSCSGSFECKEGVILPIWYPENPSLGDKIARVIVYFVALIYMFLGVSIIADRFMASIEVITSQEKEITMKKPNGETTTTTIRIWNETVSNLTLMALGSSAPEILLSLIEICGHGFIAGDLGPSTIVGSAAFNMFVIIAICVYVVPDGETKKIKHLRVFFVTAAWSIFAYIWLYMILAVFSPGVVQVWEGLLTLFFFPLCVLLAWIADRRLLFYKYMHKKYRADKQRGIIIETEGDHPKGIEMDGKMMNSHFLDGNLVTMEGKEVDESRKEMIRILKDLKQKHPEKDLDQLVEMANYYALSHQQKSRAFYRIQATRMMTGTGNILKKHAAEQAKKSTSLHEVQPDEPEELMSKIYFDPCSYQCLENCGAVLLTVVRKGGDMSKTIYVDYKTEDGSANAGADYEFTEGTVVLKSGETQKEFSVGIIDDDIFEEDEHFFVRLSNLRVVESEEPPELSNSIYPKAILASPCVATVTILDDDHAGIFTFECGVMHVSESIGVMEVKVLRTSGARGTVIVPFRTIEGTAKGGGEDFEDAYGELEFKNDETVKTVRVKIVDEEEYERQENFFIALGEPKWMERGISEVAERKLTVEEEEAKRIAEMGKPILGEHPKLEVIIEESYEFKSTVDKLIKKTNLALVVGTHSWRDQFLEAITVSAAGEEDEDESGEERLPSCFDYVMHFLTVFWKVLFACVPPTEYCNGWACFMVSILIIGVLTAIIGDLASHFGCTIGLKDSVTAVIFVAFGTSLPDTFASKAAAIQDVYADASIGNVTGSNAVNVFLGIGLAWSVAAIYWASQGQEFQVSAGTLAFSVTLFTIFAFICISVLLYRRRPHLGGELGGPRGCKLATMLLFVGLWLLYILFATLEAYCYIKGF
- the SLC8A3 gene encoding sodium/calcium exchanger 3 isoform X3, which produces MAWLSLQPVTSAFLHFGLVTFVLFLHGLQVDAGLTVDSTSSVQNSSCSGSFECKEGVILPIWYPENPSLGDKIARVIVYFVALIYMFLGVSIIADRFMASIEVITSQEKEITMKKPNGETTTTTIRIWNETVSNLTLMALGSSAPEILLSLIEICGHGFIAGDLGPSTIVGSAAFNMFVIIAICVYVVPDGETKKIKHLRVFFVTAAWSIFAYIWLYMILAVFSPGVVQVWEGLLTLFFFPLCVLLAWIADRRLLFYKYMHKKYRADKQRGIIIETEGDHPKGIEMDGKMMNSHFLDGNLVTMEGKEVDESRKEMIRILKDLKQKHPEKDLDQLVEMANYYALSHQQKSRAFYRIQATRMMTGTGNILKKHAAEQAKKSTSLHEVQPDEPEELMSKIYFDPCSYQCLENCGAVLLTVVRKGGDMSKTIYVDYKTEDGSANAGADYEFTEGTVVLKSGETQKEFSVGIIDDDIFEEDEHFFVRLSNLRVVESEEPPELSNSIYPKAILASPCVATVTILDDDHAGIFTFECGVMHVSESIGVMEVKVLRTSGARGTVIVPFRTIEGTAKGGGEDFEDAYGELEFKNDETVKTVHIKVIDDEEYEKNKKFIIELMSPRMVDMSLQKALLLTQEVAERKLTVEEEEAKRIAEMGKPILGEHPKLEVIIEESYEFKSTVDKLIKKTNLALVVGTHSWRDQFLEAITVSAGEEDEDESGEERLPSCFDYVMHFLTVFWKVLFACVPPTEYCNGWACFMVSILIIGVLTAIIGDLASHFGCTIGLKDSVTAVIFVAFGTSLPDTFASKAAAIQDVYADASIGNVTGSNAVNVFLGIGLAWSVAAIYWASQGQEFQVSAGTLAFSVTLFTIFAFICISVLLYRRRPHLGGELGGPRGCKLATMLLFVGLWLLYILFATLEAYCYIKGF